A part of Saimiri boliviensis isolate mSaiBol1 chromosome 11, mSaiBol1.pri, whole genome shotgun sequence genomic DNA contains:
- the PRPF38A gene encoding pre-mRNA-splicing factor 38A: MANRTVKDAHSIHGTNPQYLVEKIIRTRIYESKYWKEECFGLTAELVVDKAMELRFVGGVYGGNIKPTPFLCLTLKMLQIQPEKDIIVEFIKNEDFKYVRMLGALYMRLTGTAIDCYKYLEPLYNDYRKIKSQNRNGEFELMHVDEFIDELLHSERVCDIILPRLQKRYVLEEAEQLEPRVSALEEDMDDVESSEEEEEEDEKLERVPSPDHRRRSYRDLDKPRRSPTLRYRRSRSRSPRRRSRSPKRRSPSPRRERHRSKSPRRHRSRSRDRRHRSRSKSPGHHRSHRHRSHSKSPERSKKSHKKSRRGNE; the protein is encoded by the exons ATGGCTAACCGTACGGTGAAGGATGCGCACAGCATCCATGGCACCAACCCTCAATATCTGGTGGAGAAGATCATTCGAACGCGAATCTATGAGTCCAAATACTGGAAAGAGGAGTGCTTTGGACTTACCG ctgaACTTGTAGTTGATAAAGCCATGGAGTTAAGGTTTGTGGGTGGCGTCTATGGTGGCAACATAAAACCAACACCCTTTCTGTGTTTAACCTTGAAGATGCTTCAGATTCAACCTGAGAAGGATATCATTGTAGAGTTTATCAAAAATGAAGATTTCAA GTATGTCCGCATGTTGGGAGCACTTTACATGAGGCTGACGGGCACTGCAATCGATTGCTACAAGTACTTGGAGCCTTTGTACAATGACTATCGAAAAATCAAGAGCCAGAACCGAAATGGGG aGTTTGAATTGATGCATGTAGATGAGTTTATTGATGAACTATTGCACAGTGAGAGAGTCTGTGATATCATTTTGCCTCGGTTACAG AAACGCTATGTATTAGAGGAAGCTGAGCAACTGGAGCCTAGAGTTAGTGCTCTGGAAGAGGACATGGACGACGTGGAGTCcagtgaagaggaggaggaagaggatgagaaG TTGGAAAGAGTGCCATCACCTGATCACCGTCGGAGAAGCTACCGAGACTTGGACAAGCCCCGTCGCTCTCCCACACTGCGCTACAGGAGGAGTAGGAGCCGGTCTCCCAGAAG GCGAAGCCGATCTCCCAAAAGGAGAAG CCCCTCCCCCCGTCGAGAAAGGCATCGGAGCAAGAGTCCAAGACGTCACCGCAGCAGGTCCCGAGATCGGCGGCACAGATCCCGTTCCAAGTCCCCAG GTCATCACCGTAGTCACAGACACAGGAGCCACTCAAAGTCTCCTGAAAG GTCTAAGAAGAGCCACAAGAAGAGCCGGAGAGGGAATGAGTAA